The following coding sequences are from one Pigmentibacter ruber window:
- a CDS encoding GHMP family kinase ATP-binding protein — MKFTAIAPGTCGELLQGFIDDKDFLINSPIPFFAKASVTINNKESKIEFLEEEKYSKINRIIDKILSHFKIKENIALNFEIDSKIPRGKGLASSTAELTAVILAISKAFNKNLSDNEINNLLISVDKSSDGVFLPGISYINHLKGHVYKKFQHIPSLSFIIVDSGGEISTQKFDRILARNVSLKHENSLRAALKIIKEGFLTKNSKLIAQAATISARINQNVLYKDPFETLVNGTKEYGGLGVNCAHTGTVLGVMFDHKNTDQHSLLERVKTLIHPLPIIGIYPLISGSRIN; from the coding sequence ATGAAATTTACAGCTATAGCTCCAGGTACCTGTGGTGAGCTTCTTCAAGGGTTTATTGATGATAAAGATTTTTTAATTAATAGTCCTATTCCTTTTTTTGCTAAGGCGAGTGTTACAATAAATAATAAAGAAAGTAAAATAGAATTTTTAGAAGAGGAAAAATATTCAAAAATTAATAGGATAATTGATAAAATACTTTCCCACTTTAAAATTAAAGAAAATATTGCTTTAAATTTTGAAATAGATTCTAAAATTCCAAGAGGAAAAGGTCTAGCATCCAGCACAGCTGAGTTAACTGCTGTGATCCTTGCAATTAGCAAAGCTTTTAATAAAAATCTTTCTGATAATGAAATTAATAATTTGCTTATTTCAGTTGATAAATCTTCAGATGGCGTTTTTTTACCAGGAATATCATACATAAATCATCTTAAAGGCCATGTTTACAAAAAGTTTCAACACATACCATCTTTATCATTTATTATTGTAGATTCAGGTGGCGAAATTTCCACCCAAAAATTTGATAGAATACTTGCAAGGAATGTGTCTCTTAAACATGAAAATTCTTTAAGAGCTGCTTTGAAAATAATAAAAGAAGGATTTTTAACAAAAAATTCTAAATTAATTGCTCAAGCAGCTACTATAAGTGCAAGAATAAACCAAAACGTTTTATATAAAGATCCATTTGAAACACTAGTCAACGGAACAAAAGAGTATGGCGGGCTAGGAGTTAATTGTGCGCATACTGGAACTGTTTTAGGAGTTATGTTTGATCATAAAAATACGGATCAACATAGCTTACTAGAACGCGTTAAAACACTTATTCATCCCCTTCCTATCATAGGCATTTACCCCCTTATTTCAGGTTCAAGAATAAATTAA
- a CDS encoding phospholipase D family nuclease has product MYKNIMAILAIICFLESSNSYAENFKNSSYEICFTPGENCTELITKNIAKAKKSLLIQAYSFTSAPIAKSILDAKKRGVEVMIILDKSQFSQKYSSAKFLVNQEIQTWKDDKVAIAHNKVMIIDNLTVITGSFNFTKAAQQKNAENVIIIDDANLAKKYTENWFNRQKVSTKMN; this is encoded by the coding sequence ATGTATAAAAATATTATGGCAATTTTAGCAATAATTTGTTTTCTAGAATCATCAAATTCTTATGCAGAAAACTTTAAGAATTCAAGCTATGAAATTTGTTTTACACCAGGAGAAAATTGTACTGAATTAATTACAAAAAATATTGCAAAAGCAAAAAAATCTTTACTTATTCAAGCCTATTCTTTTACAAGTGCGCCAATAGCTAAATCAATTTTAGATGCTAAAAAAAGAGGGGTAGAAGTAATGATCATTCTTGATAAGTCTCAATTTTCTCAAAAGTATTCATCTGCAAAGTTTTTAGTAAATCAGGAAATACAAACTTGGAAAGATGATAAAGTAGCTATTGCACATAATAAAGTAATGATAATTGATAACCTTACAGTTATTACTGGAAGTTTTAATTTTACAAAAGCAGCACAACAAAAAAATGCTGAAAATGTAATAATTATTGATGATGCTAATTTAGCAAAAAAATATACTGAAAATTGGTTTAATAGGCAAAAAGTTTCTACTAAGATGAATTGA
- a CDS encoding OmpP1/FadL family transporter translates to MKNAKYLKNKIVIVIFLMIQLNANSDWQHYNNFLIGDRASGMGGAYTALSDDPSGIFYNPGGLAFCGDSEISLSTIGYYTNTLKVNSLLGVSDFQLKQNDADMINGFFGGVTKLQLFSKDFYLSFGIFVPDNSNINSKIRLSSSNNGVIYAGDQRITDSQSNYSLGISTKLFDDLGLGFTVGFLNIDHSELLTKNITYGPFLNSLQNYVYAVNTNTSDKTLNLKEIDVSLGTLYKILPELSIGFTLIYKIPIYQYFSSSSLDSAIVVDSNFIPVEGIVTLDDGTIFTQHVNTYSSYRSSSIFNKLPTQFRFGVAWSPKAYQTLSSDIVYYTGIQTSVPSYNLKPIFNFSFGSETIFFEQLKLRLGIFTNNWAGNATESEHVINSDFLGFSTGLAYSKNQKTSYGLTVVYQQTFKALYVPDTSISKSNYPKVDWSTLILSLGMSSEL, encoded by the coding sequence TTGAAAAATGCGAAATATTTAAAGAACAAAATAGTCATTGTTATATTTTTAATGATCCAATTAAATGCAAATTCTGATTGGCAGCATTATAATAATTTTCTAATTGGTGACCGCGCAAGTGGAATGGGCGGGGCTTATACAGCTTTATCTGATGACCCTTCAGGAATTTTTTACAACCCAGGAGGATTAGCATTCTGCGGTGATTCTGAAATAAGCCTTTCAACCATTGGTTACTATACCAATACTCTAAAAGTAAATTCTTTGCTTGGTGTTAGTGATTTTCAATTAAAACAAAATGACGCTGATATGATAAACGGTTTTTTTGGTGGGGTGACTAAATTACAGCTATTTTCAAAAGATTTTTATCTATCTTTTGGAATTTTTGTTCCTGACAACTCTAATATTAATTCAAAAATAAGACTTTCAAGTTCAAATAATGGAGTAATATATGCTGGAGATCAAAGAATTACAGACAGTCAATCTAATTATTCTTTAGGAATTTCTACAAAATTATTTGATGACTTAGGATTAGGTTTTACAGTAGGGTTTTTAAATATTGATCATTCAGAGTTACTTACAAAAAACATAACCTATGGCCCTTTTCTAAACTCACTACAAAATTACGTCTATGCAGTAAATACTAATACCAGTGATAAAACTTTAAATTTAAAAGAAATTGATGTTTCCCTAGGTACCTTATATAAAATTCTTCCAGAACTATCTATTGGATTCACTTTAATTTATAAAATTCCAATATATCAATATTTTTCTTCTAGCTCTCTAGATTCAGCAATAGTTGTTGATTCTAACTTTATACCTGTTGAAGGAATCGTTACATTAGATGATGGAACTATTTTTACTCAACATGTTAACACCTATTCTTCATATCGCAGTTCATCTATTTTTAATAAATTACCTACACAATTTCGATTCGGCGTAGCCTGGAGTCCTAAAGCATACCAAACTCTATCAAGTGATATTGTTTACTATACAGGCATTCAAACAAGTGTCCCAAGTTACAACTTAAAACCAATTTTTAATTTTTCTTTCGGGTCAGAAACAATTTTTTTTGAGCAATTGAAATTAAGATTAGGAATATTTACCAATAATTGGGCAGGTAATGCAACAGAATCTGAACATGTTATCAATTCAGATTTTCTTGGTTTTTCAACTGGTTTAGCATATTCCAAAAATCAAAAAACCTCTTATGGTCTAACTGTAGTTTATCAACAGACTTTTAAAGCGTTGTATGTACCAGATACTTCTATCTCAAAATCTAATTATCCAAAGGTTGATTGGTCTACACTAATACTGTCGCTTGGTATGAGTAGTGAATTATGA